The following are from one region of the Candidatus Alcyoniella australis genome:
- a CDS encoding tetratricopeptide repeat protein: protein MRSLELLDATLKNDPLNYGLLWRAARACYWICDRSDDPQVDGRFGARGMDYASKALLLAPDAIEGHYYNALCMAEYADSISVVKALAQGVGNRLRDELEYCYQQQPLFDYAGPCIGLGRFYQLVPWPLRDRQRAQQAYQRALQAFPWVYRNRVYLAELYIEMDKPDQANKLLDVDIACPQGITDGWECGYFRQQAAELRQSLVVDQP from the coding sequence TTGCGCTCGCTGGAGTTGCTCGACGCCACCCTGAAAAACGATCCCCTAAACTATGGCCTGCTGTGGCGCGCGGCGCGCGCCTGCTATTGGATCTGCGACCGCTCAGATGATCCGCAGGTCGACGGACGCTTTGGCGCGCGCGGCATGGACTACGCGAGTAAGGCGTTGCTGCTCGCGCCCGATGCGATTGAGGGGCACTACTACAACGCGCTGTGTATGGCCGAATACGCCGACAGCATCAGCGTGGTCAAGGCGCTGGCCCAGGGGGTCGGCAACCGGTTGCGCGACGAGCTCGAGTACTGCTATCAACAACAGCCGCTGTTCGACTACGCCGGGCCGTGCATCGGACTGGGCCGCTTCTACCAGCTCGTGCCCTGGCCGCTACGCGACCGACAGCGCGCGCAGCAGGCGTACCAGCGTGCGCTGCAGGCCTTTCCCTGGGTCTACCGCAACCGCGTGTATTTGGCCGAGCTGTACATTGAAATGGACAAGCCCGACCAAGCCAACAAACTGCTCGACGTCGACATCGCCTGCCCGCAGGGGATCACCGACGGCTGGGAGTGCGGATACTTCCGGCAACAGGCCGCAGAACTGCGGCAATCGTTGGTCGTCGATCAACCCTGA